From a single Leptospira neocaledonica genomic region:
- a CDS encoding helix-turn-helix domain-containing protein, which translates to MNEFGIQSYTSLFLVFSIGLAFLFSLGEIFSSPRGEKQNLLAFIFFLVGIFLTHAFLLTCKMIIHFPGLYLTHLPISGLMGPFIERYLLLAMGNTPESKKIFYLKMIPALAIFLWMAPFYFSGGPEKIELLKSLQTTGLPLFLKIPVLSTMGVMFAFLLSTFFRLFWGFRFSVIYKDPRMLTILGVSICILIILLYGSISVFFGSIRGLEGVGSLIGIFLCALYILRQGFPEFFLEVQRVVEEEKKYRASQLGGLDLEDIKQNLEDLFQKEKVFLKEDLTLGFLAGKLEISTHQLSEYLNNEIGKNFFQLLNEYRVEEAKKKIESDPAEVLLSIAYSSGFGSKSAFNEVFRKETGFTPSEYRNKIRKNKSK; encoded by the coding sequence ATGAATGAGTTCGGAATCCAATCTTATACTTCTTTATTTTTAGTCTTTTCGATCGGACTCGCATTTCTATTTTCTTTGGGAGAAATATTTTCTTCTCCCAGAGGAGAAAAACAAAACTTACTAGCCTTTATTTTTTTCTTAGTGGGCATCTTTCTCACTCATGCATTCTTGCTTACATGTAAGATGATCATCCACTTCCCGGGCCTTTATCTGACACATCTTCCCATTTCGGGACTCATGGGACCTTTTATAGAACGTTATCTCCTTCTTGCGATGGGCAACACTCCTGAATCCAAAAAAATTTTTTATCTGAAGATGATTCCCGCTCTTGCAATATTTTTATGGATGGCACCTTTCTATTTTTCGGGAGGTCCGGAAAAGATCGAATTGCTCAAAAGTTTACAAACTACAGGTCTTCCTTTATTTTTAAAAATTCCCGTACTAAGTACGATGGGAGTCATGTTCGCATTTTTACTTTCCACGTTCTTTCGTTTGTTTTGGGGCTTTAGATTTTCAGTTATATATAAAGATCCAAGAATGCTTACGATCCTAGGAGTAAGCATTTGTATTTTGATCATTTTATTATATGGATCCATATCCGTATTTTTCGGATCCATCAGAGGATTAGAAGGTGTAGGCTCTTTGATCGGGATCTTCTTATGTGCTTTGTACATTCTGCGCCAGGGATTTCCAGAATTCTTCTTAGAAGTCCAAAGAGTAGTGGAAGAAGAAAAAAAATACAGAGCCTCTCAACTAGGTGGATTGGATCTAGAAGATATTAAACAAAATTTAGAAGATCTTTTTCAAAAGGAGAAGGTATTCTTAAAGGAAGATCTGACTCTTGGATTTTTAGCAGGCAAATTAGAGATCAGCACTCACCAACTTTCCGAATATTTGAACAACGAAATTGGAAAAAATTTTTTCCAATTACTGAATGAATACAGGGTAGAAGAGGCCAAAAAGAAAATAGAATCCGATCCTGCCGAAGTATTATTATCCATAGCCTACTCTTCAGGATTTGGCTCCAAATCCGCTTTCAACGAGGTTTTCCGAAAGGAGACCGGATTTACTCCTTCCGAATATAGAAATAAAATTCGAAAAAATAAGTCCAAATAG
- the secE gene encoding preprotein translocase subunit SecE has translation MKFGAFIQECREELKKVQWPNRQEVMQSTIVVLVTVLFFSAFLFFSDTAFVKLLTGFWNL, from the coding sequence GTGAAGTTTGGCGCATTTATACAAGAATGTAGAGAAGAACTTAAAAAAGTTCAGTGGCCGAATCGACAAGAGGTGATGCAGTCTACTATTGTCGTTCTGGTTACAGTGTTATTTTTCTCTGCTTTCCTATTCTTTTCGGATACTGCGTTTGTGAAGCTTCTTACCGGATTCTGGAATCTGTAA
- a CDS encoding type II toxin-antitoxin system VapC family toxin: MTAVLVDTSVWINHLRKSDPKLIELLGLGLVRRHPMVEGELSLGNFRNKNSFLTEYAQLKEVPIANHKEALIFSERNSLAGLGIGWIDAHLLASCVLGTAKLYSADLSLIKAAEKIGIAEITT; the protein is encoded by the coding sequence ATGACAGCGGTGCTTGTAGACACCTCCGTTTGGATCAATCACCTGCGCAAATCGGATCCCAAGCTGATAGAGCTACTCGGTTTAGGTTTAGTTCGACGTCATCCTATGGTAGAGGGAGAACTCAGTCTGGGGAATTTTAGAAATAAGAATTCTTTTCTGACGGAGTATGCTCAATTGAAAGAAGTTCCGATTGCAAACCATAAAGAAGCCCTGATCTTTTCGGAAAGAAATTCCCTGGCAGGACTCGGAATCGGCTGGATAGATGCACATTTGCTTGCAAGTTGCGTCTTAGGAACTGCAAAATTATATTCTGCAGACCTATCCTTGATAAAGGCAGCGGAGAAGATAGGGATTGCGGAAATTACAACATGA
- a CDS encoding sterol desaturase family protein, whose protein sequence is MAINACDFGWECVRNFGLFQLSMNFIRYYPLAGLAFFIFWVWKKGYFEKYRIQKNFPKWEKVVYEIKQSAVTMVMFSLVAVISFSLQKLGYLPRALYFDISERGWAYAILSYILITIWHETWFYWAHRLMHHKKVYTFVHAIHHKSVNPSPLAAYNFHWAEAFLEAIYVVPFISLVPIHFGVFIFHTFYAMIMNIWWHLGYEFFPKGWASHPITKWINTSTHHNLHHQKFHGNYSLYFNFWDRIMGTNFPNYETYFDEVAEKKEDYEKSPVGSEIGFAK, encoded by the coding sequence ATGGCAATCAACGCTTGTGATTTCGGTTGGGAATGTGTTCGGAATTTCGGACTATTCCAACTTTCTATGAACTTTATTAGATACTATCCTTTGGCTGGACTTGCATTCTTTATATTCTGGGTTTGGAAAAAAGGATACTTTGAAAAATACAGGATCCAGAAAAATTTTCCGAAATGGGAGAAGGTAGTATACGAGATCAAACAATCTGCAGTTACAATGGTAATGTTCAGCTTGGTTGCAGTTATTTCTTTCAGTCTTCAAAAATTAGGATATCTTCCGAGGGCACTTTACTTCGATATCTCCGAAAGAGGTTGGGCTTACGCGATCTTAAGTTATATTCTGATCACTATCTGGCATGAGACTTGGTTTTATTGGGCTCATAGGTTAATGCATCACAAAAAAGTTTATACGTTCGTGCATGCCATTCATCATAAATCGGTAAATCCTTCCCCATTGGCCGCTTACAATTTCCATTGGGCAGAAGCTTTTTTAGAAGCGATCTATGTTGTGCCGTTCATTAGCTTGGTCCCGATCCATTTCGGAGTGTTTATATTCCACACATTCTACGCGATGATAATGAATATTTGGTGGCATCTAGGATATGAATTTTTCCCTAAGGGTTGGGCAAGCCATCCGATCACAAAGTGGATTAACACTTCTACCCATCATAACCTTCATCACCAAAAGTTTCACGGGAACTATAGCCTCTATTTTAATTTTTGGGATAGAATCATGGGAACAAATTTCCCAAATTATGAAACTTACTTCGACGAAGTAGCGGAGAAGAAGGAAGATTATGAAAAATCTCCTGTCGGTTCCGAGATAGGATTTGCAAAATAA
- a CDS encoding type II toxin-antitoxin system VapB family antitoxin, translating to MIAVKTTLYIPDELISSAQDYTGIQEKTRLVQEGLRALIREKSAERMALLGGSDPKAEGPIRKKTSK from the coding sequence ATGATAGCTGTCAAAACCACATTATACATTCCAGACGAGCTGATCTCCAGTGCCCAAGACTATACTGGGATCCAAGAAAAGACACGTCTTGTGCAAGAGGGATTGCGCGCATTAATTCGGGAAAAATCTGCAGAAAGAATGGCTCTTCTCGGGGGAAGCGATCCTAAAGCAGAAGGTCCTATCCGCAAAAAAACTTCTAAATGA
- the nusG gene encoding transcription termination/antitermination protein NusG: protein MADLKWYALQTYSGHENKVQKNLEKLIQQRKLEEKISQVRIPTMEVAEMKNGKKKVTKKKLMPGYVLVEMDMDEDLRFMIQSLPSVSTFVGSKDGGPEPLSVDEVKNLFAETGEFQSEEPVTPRLLFKVGDSLKIIDGPFANFTGVVDEIFPDKGRLRVKVEIFGRSTPVELDYLQVKTEP, encoded by the coding sequence ATGGCTGATTTGAAATGGTATGCGTTACAGACTTATTCCGGTCACGAGAATAAGGTCCAGAAGAACCTGGAAAAGCTGATCCAACAGCGCAAGCTGGAGGAGAAGATTTCTCAAGTGCGCATTCCTACCATGGAAGTCGCCGAGATGAAGAACGGCAAAAAGAAGGTCACTAAGAAAAAACTTATGCCGGGCTACGTTCTTGTTGAGATGGATATGGACGAGGACCTTCGTTTTATGATCCAAAGTCTTCCTTCTGTTTCCACTTTTGTGGGATCAAAAGATGGAGGGCCTGAACCTCTTTCTGTAGACGAAGTGAAAAATCTTTTCGCGGAAACCGGAGAGTTCCAATCTGAGGAGCCAGTTACTCCTAGATTGTTGTTTAAAGTGGGAGATAGCCTGAAGATTATCGATGGCCCTTTCGCGAATTTTACTGGAGTCGTAGACGAGATCTTCCCAGACAAAGGAAGACTCAGAGTGAAGGTAGAGATTTTCGGACGCTCTACCCCTGTGGAATTAGATTATCTACAGGTCAAAACCGAACCCTGA